One window of the Oncorhynchus gorbuscha isolate QuinsamMale2020 ecotype Even-year linkage group LG17, OgorEven_v1.0, whole genome shotgun sequence genome contains the following:
- the LOC124001456 gene encoding LOW QUALITY PROTEIN: isoleucine--tRNA ligase, mitochondrial-like (The sequence of the model RefSeq protein was modified relative to this genomic sequence to represent the inferred CDS: inserted 1 base in 1 codon) yields the protein MLLCRISAVSQSVARWGTSVRRGALLHPALSFNTSRCQNVSSTEGTVHPAAAQGAGPYRDSVLLPRTEFPMKLTGQNLIDREVQIQQECGFAELYSWQRERKAKKEYCLHDGPPYANGDPHVGHALNKILKDIQNRFEMLRGKQVHYVPGWDCHGLPIELKALGELGTSGLSPLQIRQKAREFAEGAIARQRAAFQRWGVMADWDKCYYTFDGTYEAAQLKVFQDMHSKGLIYQDYKPVFWSPSSRTALAEAELEYNPQHVSKAIYATFALATLPPKMAEAVGELGSISVLVWTTQPWTIPANQAVCFMPNAQYSVVKRRDSSQLLLVATERVSSLATLLSTELETVGTFTGTELEGGVCQHPTIPRKEVPLLPANFVTMGKGTGLVHTAPAHGMEDYSVASHFKLSVECIVDEEGRFTELAGPELQSLSVMGEGNDTVISMLKAVGSLVKEEECVHSYPYDWRSKEPVVIRPSKQWFIDIASLKDKAKEVLAKVRVIPESARGSLLAHLDRRPYWCISRQRSWGVPIPVFYHKETGEPLINKHTVSHVTQLFSEKGSDCWWELPLESLLPPEVLKKSKAGEVTDYERGDDVLDIWFDSGTSWAAVLEDSRADVYVEGKDQIGGWFQSSLLTSVAVQKRAPYKALMIHDFVISEKGEKMSKSLGNVVDPDTVIHGGEDPSVSPAYGVDVLRWWVAESNVFSEVQIGPNVLNSARDSINKLRNTLKFLLGNXAGFDPRTQAVDPKEMHYIDQYLLHLLRNYSMKMTDAYNDFGAGRAIRLLQAFITRDLSKFYFSIIKDRLYCDPEDSLGRRSCQTVLEEILDGVTRSIAPILPHLAEEVYLHAPGHNEGETLFRSGWIKSSPVWRRPGLEEAVEGACAIRDSFLSSIPGRNAAEYELTIEIEPGLLFELIESLQDEPTSSYSQLTELMMSSQTTLTSALPRDLPADALISNGSFLINLEGGVIREDSAYQVAAVPTSMARCPRCRRYTSSSPDCPCPRCQTILTGAQ from the exons ATGCTGCTGTGCCGCATTTCAGCAGTGAGCCAGAGCGTAGCGAGATGGGGAACGAGTGTTCGGAGAGGCGCCCTTCTCCACCCCGCACTCTCCTTCAACACCAGCCGTTGTCAAAATGTCAGCTCCACCGAAGGTACGGTTCACCCTGCAGCCGCCCAGGGTGCCGGGCCGTACCGCGACAGTGTGTTGCTTCCCCGTACTGAATTCCCCATGAAACTAACCGGACAGAATCTCATAGACCGGGAGGTACAGATACAACAG GAGTGTGGCTTTGCAGAACTCTactcatggcagagagagaggaaggccaAGAAGGAATACTGTCTCCACGATGGCCCCCCATACGCCAACGGGGACCCACATGTGGGGCATGCCCTCAATAAG ATCCTCAAAGACATCCAGAACCGCTTTGAGATGCTGAGGGGGAAACAGGTTCACTATGTCCCAGGCTGGGACTGCCATGGGCTGCCCATTGAGCTGAAGGCACTGGGAGAGCTGGGAACCAGTGGACTGAGCCCTCTGCAGATAAGACAGAAAG CTCGGGAGTTTGCGGAGGGGGCGATCGCTCGTCAGCGCGCTGCCTTCCAGCGCTGGGGTGTGATGGCGGACTGGGATAAGTGCTACTACACCTTTGATGGGACTTATGAGGCAGCTCAGCTTAAGGTCTTCCAGGACATGCACAGCAAG GGTCTGATCTACCAGGACTACAAGCCAGTTTTCTGGTCTCCTTCCTCCAG gaCAGCTCTTGCGGAGGCAGAGTTGGAGTATAACCCACAGCACGTGAGCAAAGCAATCTATGCCACCTTCGCCCTGGCCACCCTGCCCCCTAAGATGGCGGAAGCTGTAGGGGAGTTGGGCAGCATTTCTGTGTTGGTGTGGACCACCCAACCATGGACCATCCCAGCCAACCAGGCTGTCTGCTTTATGCCCAATGCCCA GTACTcagtagtgaagaggagagacagCTCACAGCTCCTCCTAGTGGCCACTGAGCGCGTTTCCAGCCTGGCAACACTGCTGAGCACAGAGCTGGAGACTGTGGGCACTTTCACAG GTACAGAACTTGAGGGAGGAGTCTGCCAGCATCCCACCATTCCCAGGAAGGAGGTTCCATTGCTTCCAGCTAATTTTGTGACCATGGGCAAAGGAACGGGATTGGTTCACACAGCTCCTGCCCATGGGATGGAGGACTACAGTGTGGCCTCTCACTTTAAACTATCAGTG GAGTGTATCGTGGATGAGGAAGGCAGGTTCACTGAGCTggctgggcctgagctacagagTCTGTCTGTGATGGGGGAGGGCAACGATACAG TGATCTCCATGCTGAAGGCTGTCGGTTCtctagtgaaggaggaggagtgtgTCCACAGTTACCCGTACGACTGGAGGAGTAAAGAGCCTGTAGTCATCAGACCCAGCAAACAGTGGTTCATTGACATCGCCAGCCTCAAAGACAAGGCCAAG GAAGTGCTGGCTAAGGTGCGTGTGATCCCAGAATCGGCGAGGGGCAGTCTGTTGGCCCACCTGGACAGAAGACCGTACTGGTGTATCTCACGCCAGAGGAGCTGGGGTGTGCCCATACCTGTGTTCTACCACAAGGAGACAGGAGAGCCTCTCATTAACAA GCACACTGTATCCCATGTGACCCAGCTGTTCTCAGAGAAGGGCAGTGACTGCTGGTGGGAGCTGCCCCTGGAATCTCTACTGCCACCAGAGGTGCTCAAGAAG agtaAAGCAGGAGAGGTAACAGACTACGAGCGTGGAGATGATGTGTTGGACATTTGGTTTGACAGTGGAACCTCCTGGGCTGCTGTTCTTGAAG acTCGAGGGCTGACGTGTATGTGGAGGGAAAGGACCAGATAGGTGGATGGTTCCAGTCCTCTCTGCTCACCAGTGTTGCCGTGCAGAAAAGGGCTCCCTACAA ggctctgatGATACATGACTTTGTGATAAGCGAAAAAGGAGAGAAGATGTCCAAGTCTTTAGGCAACGTAGTAGACCCCGATACAGTCATCCACGGGGGAGAG GACCCCAGTGTGTCTCCTGCCTATGGAGTGGATGTGTTGCGTTGGTGGGTGGCAGAGTCCAACGTCTTCTCTGAGGTCCAGATCGGCCCCAACGTGCTCAACTCAGCCAGAGACAGCATCAATAAG TTGAGGAATACCCTGAAGTTCTTGCTAGGGA CTGCAGGGTTTGACCCTCGTACTCAGGCAGTGGACCCTAAAGAAATGCACTACATCGACCAGTACCTACTGCACCTTCTACGTAACTACAGTATGAAGATGACAGATGCCTACAATGATTTTGGTGCAGGCAGGGCCATCCGCCTGCTCCAAGCCTTCATCACCAGAGACCTCTCCAAGTTCTACTTCAGCATAATCAAGGACAG gctGTACTGTGATCCTGAGGACTCGTTGGGTCGGCGGTCCTGTCAGACGGTTCtagaggagattctggacggagTGACGCGCTCCATCGCTCCTATCCTACCTCACCTGGCCGAAGAGGTCTACTTACACGCCCCAGGACATAACG AGGGGGAGACCCTGTTCAGGAGTGGCTGGATTAAGAGCAGTCCTGTGTGGCGGAGGCCGGGATTGGAGGAAGCCGTGGAGGGGGCATGCGCTATCAGGGATTCCTTCCTGTCCTCTATCCCAGGACGCAATGCAGCCGAGTATGAGCTGACCATAGAGATTGAGCCTGGCCTACTGTTTGAACTCATTGAG TCTCTCCAAGACGAACCTACTTCCTCTTACTCTCAGCTAACAGAGCTGATGATGTCATCGCAGACAACCCTGACTAGCGCCCTGCCCAGAGACCTGCCCGCTGATGCCCTCATCAGCAACGGCAGTTTCCTCATCAACCTTGAGG